A window of Methanocaldococcus vulcanius M7 genomic DNA:
TCGTGGAATCATCTACTACACTTACATATTCGCTGCCCACTTTTTCTCCCAACTTGTCTTTAAATACGCTATCGTTCTGTAATACAAGATCCGCTTCAGATGCATGCCCTACTGCCTCATGGATAAAGACGCCTGCAAGTTCTGGGTCTAATATAACTTTAAATTTTCCTTTTGGACATGGTTTTGCATTTAATAATCGTATTGCTCGATTTTTAGCTTCTGAAGCTAATGTTTTGTAGTTATTTTTTATTTCTTCAAATCCAAAACCTCCAGCCCTTTCAGATCCATACTGTAAATTTCCATTTTCTCGGGATACACAGTTCATATACATTATACATCTTGTTATCTCTCCTTCAATTCTCGATCCCTCACTATTTAGGTAGAGTTTTCTTGAAAATCCGTCAGAATAACTTACAGAAATACTTTTTATTTTTTCATCTATCATTATTTTGTATGTTTCCATAATAATTTCTTTTTTTTCTTCAATATCCACATTTATAGGATTTATTTTTCCTATCATTTTGTATTCGTCTATAACTGTTTTATAATCCTTCAACTTAACGTCTTTTTCTGAATATCTATTGGATAATTTTGCCATCTTATATGCTCTTTCTAATAGCGATTCTACTTCTTTTTCACTTACAATATTTGATGTAGCAAATCCCCATCCATTTTTATACAAGACCCTAACTGCAACTCCATTACCAAACCCAGAGGAGATTTCTTCTATATTTCCATCTTTTAATGTAAGAGTTGTTGTTTCTCCAACATTTATTCTAATATCTGCATAATCTCCTAACTCTAATAATTTCTCTAATCTTTCTAAGTTCAGCATATCTTCACCATAGTTATTTTTTAGATTGATTTAATTAAAATTAAATTGATGATATGTGGGGTGTTAAATATTAAATATTATAGGTTTATCATTTTAAGTTTTTTAAGTTTTTTTAGATTAAAAATGCTAAACATTTATTAATAATCTCTTATTTTTATTTCACCTACATTCACGTCCCATATATCATAAATTCTATAAAGTATCAAATAATTTGAATTGTTAAATAATAGAAAAATATATATAGTAGTTGTTGTATATTTTTACGGCTTCACAAACAAAAAAGAGGTGATACCGTGATGAAAGAAATAAAGAGAATAAATACCATATCTCTTGCGTTAGTTTCTGGAATGATCCATTCTATAATTGTAGCAATATTTGGGTTGATCATGTTAATAATTCCAGCTGTTGCGTCGATGATAAGCTTAGCCGCAGTGCATAGTGAAATGGCTGGATTGTTCGCATATATGGTTGGTTATGGTTTAGTTATGGGTATTTTTATATGGGTAATTGCAGTTATAATATCGTTTGCAGTAGGTTTTGTCTTTGGAGGATTGTTTGGAATAATATATAACTTTGTCGCTTCAAAAATTGGCGGAGTGAAAGTTGAGCTTAAAGATGTGCAAGCATAATTATGCCAGAATAAGGATTTAATGTTTATTCTACTTATATCTTTTCATAACTTTTTATATGTTATTGCTATTTTAATGATCTAAATTTAAATATGGAAAAAATGACTATCGTAAAAATTTTATATGAGGATTTTATTATCTAATAATCGGCATTGGGCTCGTGGTCTAGTGGCTATGACACCGCCCTCACAAGGCGGAGGTCGCGGGTTCGAATCCCGCCGAGCCCATTATATTTTTCATTTTTAAATTACTTTATTTTTGAAGATTATTAACTACTTAACCTTCTGTCTAACTTAATTTATCTTTTTATTTTGAGTTATTTTTTATATTATTTTTACCAACACCTTTATTAAATACTTAATATTTTATTTTAGATATTTTAGTATTTTTAAAACCAATTACAACCAAAATTATGTCCATAAATAAAAATCGGTGAAATTGTGAAACTTAGGATGAAACCAGAGGACTTTATTGTTGAAGAAATCATAAACCCCGAAAAAATAGCAGGGGACAAGTGTTATTTATATATTTTAACTAAAAAAAATATAGAAAGTTTAAAAGCTCTGTCTTATATCTCAAAAAAATTCAAAATCCCTCTTAAAGATATAGGATACTGCGGTTTAAAGGATAGACATGCAATAACTAAGCAATACATTTCTATACCGAAATATTATAAGAAATTATATTTAGAAGAGCCAAACCTAAAATTAAAACCCATAGGAATCTCGAGATTTTTGTTATTAGGGGATTTAGAGGGTAATAAATTTACTATAACTATTAGAGGAATAAAAAAAGAAGATATTCCAAAATTAGAAGAGAATCTAAAATATTTAGATATGGGAGCTCCTAACTACTTCGATAGTCAGAGGTTTGGTAGCGTTTTTGATGGAAAATTTATAGCAAAAGAGATAATAATGGGAAATATAGAAGAAGCAGTAAAAATATTGTTGACCAGATACAAAAAATCAGAAAAAAAGAGGATAAAAGATCTCAAAAGATTTATCTCTAAAAACTGGGGGGACTGGGAGAAAATTTGGAAATATATAAAAGAAAATAATATAAAAGCAAAAATGTATGTAAATATTGTCAAAGAACTTAAAAAGAGTGGAGATTACAAAAAAGCATTTAATTATGTAGACGATAGGTTAAAAAAACTATTCCTTTCTGCATACCAAAGCTATTTATGGAACGAATGTATAAAAGAACTTCTAAAAGAGTATATTCCAAAAGAAGATCGGGTTTACTACGAGTATGAATGTGGATCACTCCTCTTCTATAAAAAACTTGATGAAAACTCTCTAAATTATTTAAAAAATTTGAAATTTCCAATGATTTCTCCTGAAGCTCATTACTCTGAAAAAGAACAAAAGATCATAGAGAGAGTGCTAAAAAAAGAAAATATAAAAATTGAAGATCTCCAAAAAGAGGACTTAAAAATACTTGGAAACTTTGTCCGTGGAGAAAGAGATGTTATCTCAATTCCAAAAAACTTAAAAATTGGAGATATTGTGGAAGATGATCTGGTCAAAGGAAAATATAAAATAACCCTAACTTTTGAATTAAAAAAAGGAAGTTATGCAACAATAATCATAAAACGAGCGTTTCTTGGCATAAAAAATAAGAAAAGGAAAAAATAAGTAAAAAGCAATAAAAATTATTAAAAACAAAATCAAAAACAACTATGTGGTGGTATCGTGGAAAAACCAGTGATTTGCAAAATAAAAGAAATAATAAAAGAGAGCCCAACAGTAAAAACATTTATAATAGATAGAGATTTCGATTTTAAGCCGGGACAGTTTGCAATGCTTTGGCTTCCAGGAGTTGATGAGAAACCATTTGGATTTTCTTCTAAAAATAGTTTTAGTGTTGCAAAAGTTGGTTATTTTACCAAAAAAATGCATGAACTAAAAGAAGGAGATATAATAGGAGTTAGGGGCCCTTATGGGACATATTTTGAGCCCATTGGAGACAAAATTTTAGCAGTTGCGGGAGGGATTGGAGCAGTTCCCATAATAACAGCAGTTGAGGACTTTTCGAAACAGGGAATTGAAATAACTACCATATTGGGAGCAAGAAGTAAAGATGAACTGTTATTTTTAGATAGATTTGAAAAAGTTAGTAGATTAGAGATTTGCACAGATGATGGCAGTTTTGGATTTAAGGGCTTTACAACTGAAAAAATGAAAGAAATTTTAAAAGAGGAGAGATTTGATTTAATTATAACTTGTGGGCCAGAGATAATGATGAAAAAGGTTGTTGATATATCTAATGAACATAACATCCCAGTTCAGGTTTCAATGGAGAGGTATATGAAGTGTGGTATAGGGATTTGCGGACAGTGTTGTGTAGATGATGAAGGTCTCTGCGTTTGTAAAGACGGCCCTGTATTTTGGGGAGATAAGTTGAAATTTATTAAAGAGTTCGGGAAGTATAAGAGGGATGCGAGTGGTAAGAAGGTTTATTATTAACAACTAATAGATGTTTAGTTTTGATCAACCTTTTCTAAAAAGGTTGTTCGGGAAGTATAAGAGGGATGCGAGCGGAAAGCGTGTAGTTTTTTGAAATAGGTGGTAAAAATAATTTAGTTGAGAGAAATATCTTATTTTTAGATCCTATTAGAAGGATTTTAAAACCACAATCTTATTTAGTTTGGAATGCCATAAAAAGGTTGTTATAATTATTAAAAATTATATAGGGATGGTTATGATAAAATTCGGAGAAGCAGTTTTGGGAAATGAGATTAAAGCAATAATTAATGTTGCATTAGGAAATGATAAAGAGATCAATGAAATTTTCACAAATGCCTTAACAAGAGGCAACTGTGTATTTGCCAATTTAAGGCCTAATTTAATAGTTAAACCATTAACTTTGGTAGTTCCAAGGCATAATATAGAGAGCGATATACAAGATGAGCTATTTCAGGGAGTTATTCAGTATGCTGTTGCCAAAGCAGTTGCTGATTTGGATTTAGATGAGAACTTAAAGGTTGTTATCTCTGTTAATGTTCCAGAAGTTCCAATAACCAATCTAAATAAGAGAAAACTCTTCCAATACTTCTACGCCTCAGCAAAGTTAGCTATAAACAGAGCTTTAAATGAATATCCTTCAAAAGAGAAGGTGAAGAAAGAAAAATACAGAGCTTTGCATCCATTAGTTGGATTTAGGGATGTTAGATTAGAATATCCTCCATATCTACAAATTGCGTTAGATGTTCCAACAATGGAAAACTTAGAGTTTTTATTACAAACAATCCCTAAAAGTGATCACATCATCTTAGAGGCAGGAACTCCGTTAATTAAAAAGTTTGGTTTAGAGGTTATTGAAATAATGAGAGAGTATTTCGATGGGTTTATAGTTGCTGATTTAAAAACATTAGATACTGGAAGGGTTGAGGTTAGATTAGCTTTTGAAGCAACAGCTAATGCAGTGGCAATAAGTGGGGTAGCTCCAAAATCAACAATAATTAAGGCAATCCACGAATGTCAAAAATGTGGTTTAATAAGTTATTTGGATATGATGAATGTCTCTGAGCCACAAAAATTATATGATTCATTAAAATTAAAGCCAGATGTTGTTATCTTGCATAGAGGGATTGATGAAGAAACATTTGGAGTTAAAAAGGAGTGGAAGTTTAAAGGAAACTGCTTATTAGCAATTGCTGGAGGAGTTGGAGTGGAGAATGTTGAGGAGCTTTTAAAAGAATATCAAATATTGATTGTTGGTAGGGCAATTACAAAATCAAGAGACCCGGGAAGAGTGATTAGGATGTTTATAAATAAGATGGGTTATGATATAGACACTTATCGGCTTTATTTTGATGAAGATGAAGATATAGGGGAAGAATTATGAATTTGGATGTATGGTTAAATATGCAGTCAGCAAAAAAACTTTATACGATAAAAGAGGCATCGAGAATATTAACAAAAAAGTTTAGTAGGGAAATTAAAGAGCATAATATTTCATATTTGGTGCAGTATGGAAGAGTCACTAAGTATAAAATCAAAAATAGAGTTTATGTGGATATTGACGAGGTTGAAAACTATTATAAAAAATTATTTTTTGAAAAAAGAAAAGAATGGGAAGAAAAATTGGGATTTAAATTGAATTGGGATTTAGCATTTGATTTGTTATCTGAGAAGGAAAGAACTAAACATGTCC
This region includes:
- the truD gene encoding tRNA pseudouridine(13) synthase TruD — protein: MKLRMKPEDFIVEEIINPEKIAGDKCYLYILTKKNIESLKALSYISKKFKIPLKDIGYCGLKDRHAITKQYISIPKYYKKLYLEEPNLKLKPIGISRFLLLGDLEGNKFTITIRGIKKEDIPKLEENLKYLDMGAPNYFDSQRFGSVFDGKFIAKEIIMGNIEEAVKILLTRYKKSEKKRIKDLKRFISKNWGDWEKIWKYIKENNIKAKMYVNIVKELKKSGDYKKAFNYVDDRLKKLFLSAYQSYLWNECIKELLKEYIPKEDRVYYEYECGSLLFYKKLDENSLNYLKNLKFPMISPEAHYSEKEQKIIERVLKKENIKIEDLQKEDLKILGNFVRGERDVISIPKNLKIGDIVEDDLVKGKYKITLTFELKKGSYATIIIKRAFLGIKNKKRKK
- a CDS encoding TldD/PmbA family protein; amino-acid sequence: MLNLERLEKLLELGDYADIRINVGETTTLTLKDGNIEEISSGFGNGVAVRVLYKNGWGFATSNIVSEKEVESLLERAYKMAKLSNRYSEKDVKLKDYKTVIDEYKMIGKINPINVDIEEKKEIIMETYKIMIDEKIKSISVSYSDGFSRKLYLNSEGSRIEGEITRCIMYMNCVSRENGNLQYGSERAGGFGFEEIKNNYKTLASEAKNRAIRLLNAKPCPKGKFKVILDPELAGVFIHEAVGHASEADLVLQNDSVFKDKLGEKVGSEYVSVVDDSTIKGAFGSYVYDDEGVKGQKTTIIEDGILKTFLHSRETAGRMDAELTGNGRAEGLNKPIVRMSNTYIKPGDWTFEELLEDTKNGIFLKGSRGGQVDTGKGLFQFSAVEAYLIEGGKLTTILKDAGLSGEILDILFKVDAITKDFKLSVGYCGKDGQSVPVGDGGGFVRTIATVS
- a CDS encoding bifunctional 5,6,7,8-tetrahydromethanopterin hydro-lyase/3-hexulose-6-phosphate synthase; the protein is MIKFGEAVLGNEIKAIINVALGNDKEINEIFTNALTRGNCVFANLRPNLIVKPLTLVVPRHNIESDIQDELFQGVIQYAVAKAVADLDLDENLKVVISVNVPEVPITNLNKRKLFQYFYASAKLAINRALNEYPSKEKVKKEKYRALHPLVGFRDVRLEYPPYLQIALDVPTMENLEFLLQTIPKSDHIILEAGTPLIKKFGLEVIEIMREYFDGFIVADLKTLDTGRVEVRLAFEATANAVAISGVAPKSTIIKAIHECQKCGLISYLDMMNVSEPQKLYDSLKLKPDVVILHRGIDEETFGVKKEWKFKGNCLLAIAGGVGVENVEELLKEYQILIVGRAITKSRDPGRVIRMFINKMGYDIDTYRLYFDEDEDIGEEL
- a CDS encoding dihydroorotate dehydrogenase electron transfer subunit, whose protein sequence is MEKPVICKIKEIIKESPTVKTFIIDRDFDFKPGQFAMLWLPGVDEKPFGFSSKNSFSVAKVGYFTKKMHELKEGDIIGVRGPYGTYFEPIGDKILAVAGGIGAVPIITAVEDFSKQGIEITTILGARSKDELLFLDRFEKVSRLEICTDDGSFGFKGFTTEKMKEILKEERFDLIITCGPEIMMKKVVDISNEHNIPVQVSMERYMKCGIGICGQCCVDDEGLCVCKDGPVFWGDKLKFIKEFGKYKRDASGKKVYY